One genomic window of Candidatus Thermoplasmatota archaeon includes the following:
- a CDS encoding 7-cyano-7-deazaguanine synthase, whose product MRDDPPDSRTTRAVVLLSGGLDSAVALWWALRRGWEVHALAFDYHARPERERRAAHRLAEAARVRLTAVPLPFLREAADLEAGPWTGNAALADAPPGYVPARNLVFYGIASHAAEALGATRVVGGHIGSDAETFGDASRAFFDGLKKLNATGLWTGRARPLSFELPLKGLTKREVVALGVSLGVPFVATWSCYEDAAAPCGACPSCVERRGAFADVGVADPALA is encoded by the coding sequence ATGCGTGACGATCCCCCGGACTCGCGGACGACCCGCGCCGTCGTCCTTCTGTCGGGGGGCCTCGATTCGGCCGTCGCGCTCTGGTGGGCCCTTCGCCGGGGGTGGGAGGTCCACGCACTCGCGTTCGACTACCACGCCCGCCCGGAGCGGGAGCGGCGCGCCGCCCACCGTCTCGCCGAGGCGGCGCGGGTTCGCCTCACCGCGGTCCCGCTCCCCTTCCTGCGCGAGGCCGCCGACCTCGAGGCGGGCCCCTGGACCGGGAACGCGGCGCTCGCGGACGCGCCCCCCGGCTACGTGCCCGCGCGCAACCTCGTCTTCTACGGGATCGCAAGCCACGCGGCCGAAGCCCTCGGCGCGACGCGCGTCGTGGGGGGCCACATCGGCTCCGACGCCGAGACGTTCGGGGACGCGAGCCGCGCGTTCTTCGACGGGCTCAAGAAGCTGAACGCGACCGGTCTCTGGACGGGTCGGGCTCGACCGCTCTCGTTCGAGCTTCCCCTGAAAGGCCTCACGAAGCGCGAAGTGGTCGCGCTCGGCGTCTCGCTCGGCGTGCCGTTCGTCGCGACGTGGTCCTGCTACGAGGATGCGGCCGCCCCGTGCGGCGCGTGCCCATCATGCGTCGAGCGGCGCGGGGCGTTCGCGGACGTCGGCGTCGCCGATCCCGCGCTCGCGTGA